A region of the Acidimicrobiia bacterium genome:
ACCGGCCGCGGAAAGGGCGCCGCGGCCTATCTCGTAGGCGAGAGGATCGTAACCAAATAGACCGAGATGACCGGGACCGCTCCCTGGAGTGATACCTGGAGCCACTGGATCGTGTAGTCCCGCGCAGCCCTTTGCTACTAAGGTATCCAGGTTGGGGTGGTTAGCCGCCTCGAGTTCGCTGGGGCGCTCAGAGTCACGGTAGCCACCGAGCCCATCCATTACAAGCATGAAAATGGGAAGGCCGTCCGGTTGTACGAGCCTGTGGTAGATTCGGCTTAACGGATCGTCCATAAAGAGTTCTCCTCGTCAATATGGCCGGTTTTTCTCGGGGAGAAGCGACCGTTGCCCGACAATGATGTGCAGGGCCCAATAGACAGGCCCCGAGCCCTTTTTAGAGAACACCTCCAAGAAGACCTTAGGGCCGTAGAATTGTAAGACCCCCGAAGGCCGCTGGCGGAAAGTAGTTTGCGGCCCCAAGAAGCGATAGGCGCGTAGCCCACGAGTCGCTATGCGGTATGGCGAGGGTTACGGATCGAGAGGAGCTAGTGTGTACGCGAGGCGAGTCCGTCGCATGATCCGGAGATTCGATCCCTGGAGCGTCCTCAAGGTGTCGCTCGTCTTTAACTTGTGCCTAGCGGCAGTAACGTTGGTCGCGGGTACGATCGTTTACAACCTAGCGAGGGTAGGAGGATTCATGGCCCGGATCGAGCGGGCCATGCAGGAGGTTGGCTTCGAAAACTTTCGTTTCATCGGCACGAGAACTATCATGGCCGCGTTTTTGATCTTGACGGGGATGGCCATATTTATGACCGCAGCCACGGTGTTGTTGAGCTTCATCTACAACCTCATCTCGGAGGTAGTGGGAGGTCTAGAGATCAGCACCCTTGACGAACTTGTCGATGTTGTCGACAGTACTCAGTCAGAGATTTCAGAAGCGAAAGAAGAGGGGAAGAGTCGCTTACCCGTGGGGAAGCGGAACGTTCCAGACGAGACGGCCCAGGACGCGAAAAGCTTGGGGGTTTCCGAAGAGGAGCCGGCTTTGAACAAGCGGTCCTAGACGAGGAGTACCAGCCTGCGGCTAGTAGGGCCGCAGATTTGGGGCCGGTAAGTCAGAGCGCGAGAAGTACGGTGCCGTAGGCCTTCCGGATCGCGATAATGTGCGCGTATCGAGCGGGGCTATAGCTCAGTCGGTTAGAGCGCACCCCTGATAAGGGTGAGGTCGTTGGTTCGATTCCAACTAGCCCCACGGCAGCAGAGAGCTCCTGGCAGCTGCCGTTTGGTGTCTCGCCGGGGGACGTAGCTCAGTTGGCTAGAGCGCCTGCTTTGCAAGCAGGAGGTCGGCGGTTCGAGTCCGCTCGTCTCCACTGGGAGGCCCGCATCGAAGATCTTCGTCCATCGAGGCGCCCTGGGTCGACACTCGCCACGACCGCTCTATCCTGTAAGGGCTGCCGGTGCTCGAGTCACTTTTACTAAGCCGGCGTGAAGGTTGTCTCTATGGTGGGTGCAAAGCCGGTCTATTCGGGGGAGTCCGTGGGTCGGTGGCTCTCGCGGTGGGGCGGACAATCCCGCTTCTACATAGACAACGCCCTCGGGGCCTACGATAGCAGAGTGAGGGACGCCAGGGACGTTAGACCACTCCGTCGGCACGCCGCCGAGGGAGTGCAGGTATTCTATGGCCAGCTTGCGCCGAGCCGTGCTTGGTTCTTCGAAAGGAGCGCAACTTGAGCGAGGAGACAAAAATAGCCAGGCATTCTACGGACAATGTTCACGGCGAAGGCTTTCTGGCAGAAGATGGGGGCCGGCACTGGGATCTTGCAGCCGGCGATGTAGCGGTGTGTGCGCCGGGAATTCCGCACCGGCACGGGGCTCGGCCGGGATCGGACTGTGTTCACGTAGGCATTCAAAGTGGCGAGGCCGAGTGGCTGGAGTGAGTCAGCCTTCTAGGAAAGCGGAAGGCAAAACGGCAGAGGCCAACGCAAAACGATTTGCGCTGAAGACCCTGAGCGTTCTCGTGATGGTCGGACTCGTGGGGTACGGGGCTGTCAGGGTAGCTTCCCAGAAGCGAGCTCCAAGCGGCTCTCGGGAGGCTTCCCCTCTGGGTCCGCCTGCTGCCCCTGGACTCGGCGAGATTACTGCTACGTGCATCCCGAGGCTGGATGGGCCACGAGGCAATGTCTTTTCGGCAGCGCTTGACCTGGCCACTCCGAACCAGCCTTGGGACCCTCAGGCTTTAGCGGCAATATCCGAGCGCCTTACGTCCTACGCAGGCCTCACGAGCCCGGGATTCTATGTTCGCATTGGCTTCAATGCGGACTTCAGCGGAAGTCCAAGTTCTCCCAAGCCCAGGGGGCAGGGCCCGGATGTGCTCGATTGGAGATTTGGCCTAGAGTCTGGGTCGACCGCTCCTCGCTTGGACGATCTCGTAGAGTTCTTGAGACGGGTCGGAGCTGAACCTCAGATAGACGTTGGGTATTTCGCCCGCACGCCCGAGGAAGCCGGGGCGCTTGTGGCATTTCTGAACGGTGTCAATGGCTCAGATCCCGCTGTCCAAGCGAGAATTAGAGCCGGCCGTTCCGATCCGCCCAAGGTCAACTTGTTCGAGTTGACCTACCCACCCGTTCCTTCGATCTCGCCCCAACCCGTAGGAATTGCTTATGTTCGAGAGCACGCCTCTCGACTGAGAGACATTGCGAGATCGATGCGGAGTAGCAGCCCTACTCCGATACGTCTGCTCGTACCGGTTGGTAGGTGGCAAGACGTTTCGGAGGCAGCGGCGTTTTTTGGCCAACTCATCGGAGAGACCAAGGATTTTGCAGACGGTTATTCGGTCTCGTTTGCTCCTGATACAGCTTCCTCCTTGGCCGAAAGCGCAAAAGGCCTTGCGAAGAGCCTGGCGACACTCAGACGTCTGATGGACGAAGCGGGCGTGGGCAAAGACAGTATTGTGGCGGTTGCTCCATGGGATATGTCTTCGTTTGGCAAAGGAACGCCACCGACTTGGAGGGCGGCGATAGTAGCTGCTGCAGGAGCTATGGTATCCAGCGCCCAAGGAGCGTCGCTTGCTAACTATCCGGGTATTCCGGCGACGGTTCAGGATCCAGCCGGGTACACCTTCTGGCCAGGGGCCGATCCCAACCGCCCTTCCCCTACTTACGAAGCGATGGCAACGCTCGCCTCCAGTGTCCGCCGAGAGCGTTTACGAACAGAGCTTACCGAGGCAGCGCTACCAATGAGTGAGGAGACCCCTACTCCCAAGGTGCACCCGCCCGAGGCGTCCGCCTCTGAGCTCATTGCGCAGTGCTCTAGGGGCGAGGGAGTCAAGAACTTGGTGATCGTAAATCTCTCTTCGAATCCGGCCGTTATAAACGTAAAAGTCGGCTTCGATCCAGGCGAGCGCTTTACGAAGACGGTTCTTGTGGCCCCCCTCGATTCTCCTTTGGCGGAGCGATCGAGGACTGAGTTTTTGTCGAGGAACTGGTTCAGCGACACGCTGGCTCCTTACTCAATCACGGTGTGGAGCTTCTCCGGTTCCGCCACGTAGGGGGTCGGGGCTTGGGGTTTGGCATAGTAGTCTGCGTGGGATTGATGCCCTCGGGCTTTTAGATACAAGGGGCGTCGGGTTTACCGTGGGAAGGGTGTCGTGAGTGACCAGTGGCTGATTTGCAGAAAATATGAGCCGAACGACCGAGCCGCAGTGAGATTCATTTGTTGTGAGACCGGGCACTTGGGGGATCCAATAGATCCGTACTTCTCCGACAGAGAAGTATTTGCAGATTTTGTGACTAGATACTACACCGACGTAGATTCGGCGTGGTCGTGGGTACTCGAGGACCGAGGGGAAGTCGTTGGCTATCTCACAGGGTGCCCAGACTCGAAGGTCTACGCCGCGAAAGTCAAAAAAGTCTGGGCGCTTGTGGCTACGAAGGCGTTGGCCAGGGGCGTTCCCCTTCGGCCCTCCAGCGGACGACTCACCTGGCGACTCCTTTGGGACGTAGCCCGAGAGCGGCCGTCTTTTGGACATTACGGTCCGGAGTACCCCGCGCACCTACACATCAACTTGCTTCCCCAGGCCCGAGGAAGAGGCGGGGGCAGGATGCTTATCGATGCGTACCTCGCGGCGCTGCGGGCTGCCTCCATAAGGGGGGTGTTTTTGGAGACTTCCTGCGAGAATACTCGTGCCGTTGCGTTTTTTCGGAGTATGGGCTTCGCTCCCTTGCATGCCGCACCGTCCCCGGGTGGGCGGCTTGCGGACGGAGGCCGCATACACGTGCTGGCAATGGGCATGCGCCTTCGCTAGATCACAGGGCCGGCGCATCGGGGGGCGAGCTATCGATGAACGCTCTGGCCCAGAGCTCAAGGACGAGAAGTTGCCAGAGCCTCGGACCCATGTCCAGACCGGCGAGGTTTTGAGCCAGCAGCTTCTCGGCATAGGATCTCCGAATCCATCCTCTTTCCGAGGTGCTCCGATCTAGAAGTACTTCGGCAGTAAGCACCCCGAGCGCCCCTCGCATCCACTCCGAGAGCGGTACTGCGAACCCTCGCTTTGGTGAAGCGGCGATGGAGGCGGGCAGCACGAGGCGGGCCGCGTCCCGCAGCAAAGGCTTAGTCTCGCCTTGACGGCGCCGGACAGTGTCGGGCAAAGAAAATGCCCATTCGATAATTGAGCGGTCCAGCAGCGGGGAGCGAATTTCAAGGGAGTTGGCCATGGACATCCGGTCGATTTTGACGAGGATGTCTCCGGGCAGCCCTGTTAGAGCATCGACCAGACCCGCTCTCCACAAAATCCCTAGCCCAGCCGGAATTTGAGTTATTTCGGGAAGCAGCTCGGATATGGGCGCCCCGACAGCTTCGCTGCTCAAGCGAGACGGAAACGCGTCGCCGACCACGCTGGCTCTTTCGAACGACGGGATCGCTGCCAAAAAGTCCAAGTAAGCATCGACCTCTCGCATTCGATATAGATGAACCGCTCTGCGCAGGCGCTTGGTCGTGGTAGCGATCGGGTACGAACGGGTGTCGGCTGACCTTTCAAGACGAGCCTCGGTCATGGCTAGCACCCGAAAGGAGCTAGCGGGCACTAGTGACGCGGCTAAACGGAGCCCCTGGGCTCGCCAAAATCTCGAGAAATGGTGGTGCTTCAGATATCCGCCAAATAGCTCGTCCCCGCCGTCCCCGGATATGACCACCTTTAGCTTTTCGGCGGCTGCCGTGGAGATAAGAAACTGGGGGATGGCCGAGGAGTCGGCGAGGGGCTCGTCGAGGTACCAGATCAAATTGGAGATGTCAGACGGAGTGGGGGGCCGACCCTCCATCTCTGTGTGGCGGGAGCCGATGTGGCGCGCCACAAGGCGAGCCGCAGGGGTCTCGTCAAACCGAAGGTCGGCAAAGCCGACCGAAAAAGTTTCGAAGCGGTGACCTGCCCTGTGGAGGGCGGCAGCGACGAGAGAAGAGTCTACTCCCCCCGAGAGGAAGGTGCCGATAGGAACATCGGATATAGTGCGCGCGGCTGCGGCGGCTCCGATTCTTTCGAGAGCCTCACCGGGTGTGGGCTGGGAAAGTGGATAATGTGCCCGAGCGGCTGCGACTTCTACGAGGTTCCAGTATCTCTGGGTCTTAAAGGTGCTGCCTTCGAACACGAGAAGCTCCCCTCCTCGCAGCTGCGAGACTCCCTGCAATGGGGTCAAGGGGGGCGGAATGTGCTGGAGAGTGAGGCAGACCAAAAGGCCGCAATAGTCCGCATCAACGGTCAGGAGCCCGTCGGAAAGTAGCGCCTTTAGTTCCGATGCGAATCGCAGACCGCCCGCCAAAGTCGTGTAGTAGAAGGGCTTCTTTCCCACTCTGTCACGTGCCGCGAGCAAGCGTTTGCGACGCTCGTCCCAGACAGCGAAGGCGAACATCCCCTCAAGGTGCTGGGGAAGGCCAAGCCCCCATTGTTCATATCCGTGGACCAAAACCTCGGTGTCGGTGCGCGTAGAGAAACGGTGGCCCGACGCTTCGAGCGCGCGACGCAGCTCTAAGAAGTTGTAAATCTCTCCATTCAAAACCGCAACAATAGACCCGTCTTCGTTGGTTACGGGCTGGTCTCCTGAGTGGAGGTCGATGATGGCGAGCCTACGTGCACCCAGGGCACCTCGCGATAAAAAGGCCGATCCGTCCGAGTCCGGGCCGCGGTGCGCCATAGCGTTAAGGCTCGAGCTCATGTAGGCCCCGAGCGCACGAGCACGAGACCTCGCCTCCCCGTCGCTTTCGAAAATCCATCCTGAGATTCCACACATAGCAGGTCAGGGCAAGCTTAACGGGCAGTGATGTAAAGCCCGGATTTATGTTGTATCGAGTGCGCTGCGCTCGAGCACCTGGAGAAACCGCGAGATAAAGCGCTCACCTCACCCTACAGATTCTTGTGCCCGCCGAATCGCGGGTAGCTTGGTTTATTCATGCAAGACGGTGGTATCCAACAAACGCCAAGCGATGACCGAATCGGAGACAGGTACGGATTGAACTAGCCTTCGACCGAGCGCGACCCTGTAGGATAAGAACTTGACCAATCGGTCAGTTTTATCGGAACTTGCGAATAAGCGGTGCCAAAGAATCCTTTATTCTTTGTGGTACCCGAAAGGAGTGGAGCAATGCGCGAAGC
Encoded here:
- the asnB gene encoding asparagine synthase (glutamine-hydrolyzing) translates to MCGISGWIFESDGEARSRARALGAYMSSSLNAMAHRGPDSDGSAFLSRGALGARRLAIIDLHSGDQPVTNEDGSIVAVLNGEIYNFLELRRALEASGHRFSTRTDTEVLVHGYEQWGLGLPQHLEGMFAFAVWDERRKRLLAARDRVGKKPFYYTTLAGGLRFASELKALLSDGLLTVDADYCGLLVCLTLQHIPPPLTPLQGVSQLRGGELLVFEGSTFKTQRYWNLVEVAAARAHYPLSQPTPGEALERIGAAAAARTISDVPIGTFLSGGVDSSLVAAALHRAGHRFETFSVGFADLRFDETPAARLVARHIGSRHTEMEGRPPTPSDISNLIWYLDEPLADSSAIPQFLISTAAAEKLKVVISGDGGDELFGGYLKHHHFSRFWRAQGLRLAASLVPASSFRVLAMTEARLERSADTRSYPIATTTKRLRRAVHLYRMREVDAYLDFLAAIPSFERASVVGDAFPSRLSSEAVGAPISELLPEITQIPAGLGILWRAGLVDALTGLPGDILVKIDRMSMANSLEIRSPLLDRSIIEWAFSLPDTVRRRQGETKPLLRDAARLVLPASIAASPKRGFAVPLSEWMRGALGVLTAEVLLDRSTSERGWIRRSYAEKLLAQNLAGLDMGPRLWQLLVLELWARAFIDSSPPDAPAL